From a single Crateriforma spongiae genomic region:
- the sucC gene encoding ADP-forming succinate--CoA ligase subunit beta, with amino-acid sequence MKIHEYQGKELFRQAGVPVLEGQMVTTPEEAAAAYDKLGGKIAVVKAQIHAGGRGKGNVIDNPDQKGVVLVKSADEAKAAAAGLLGNKLVTIQTGPEGQTVNRVFVEAGCDIARELYLGIVLDRAASRPVLMASTEGGVEIETVAEETPELIFKEHFDPAVGLDAYQVRKLCKKLKIEGAAAKAAHKFMTAICRFFVDFDCSLAEINPLVITGDGEMIALDAKVTFDENALFRHKDLLELRDLSEEEESEVRAANAGLSYVKLEGNIACLVNGAGLAMSTMDIIKYHGGQPANFLDVGGGANAQQVTEAFRILLSDPNCKGVLVNIFGGIARCTTIASALIEAGKEVGFSVPLVVRLEGTEVEEGRKLLEESDIDVITATDLTDAAKKIVAAVA; translated from the coding sequence ATGAAGATCCACGAATACCAAGGCAAAGAATTGTTTCGCCAGGCCGGCGTGCCGGTGCTGGAAGGCCAAATGGTAACGACGCCCGAGGAGGCTGCGGCGGCGTATGACAAGCTGGGCGGAAAGATTGCGGTGGTCAAAGCCCAAATCCATGCCGGCGGGCGTGGCAAAGGCAACGTCATCGACAATCCCGATCAAAAAGGCGTCGTCTTGGTCAAGTCGGCCGACGAAGCCAAAGCAGCGGCGGCGGGCCTGCTGGGCAACAAACTGGTGACCATCCAAACGGGGCCCGAGGGCCAGACGGTCAACCGCGTGTTTGTCGAAGCCGGTTGCGACATCGCCCGCGAATTGTACTTGGGCATCGTTCTGGATCGTGCCGCATCACGTCCGGTCTTGATGGCCAGCACCGAAGGCGGTGTGGAGATCGAAACCGTCGCGGAGGAAACGCCGGAACTGATCTTTAAAGAACACTTTGACCCCGCCGTCGGACTGGATGCTTACCAAGTCCGCAAGCTGTGCAAGAAACTGAAGATCGAGGGTGCCGCGGCCAAGGCGGCCCACAAGTTCATGACCGCGATCTGTCGGTTCTTTGTCGATTTCGATTGCTCGCTTGCCGAAATCAATCCGCTGGTCATCACCGGCGACGGCGAAATGATCGCCTTGGATGCCAAAGTCACCTTCGATGAAAACGCTTTGTTCCGCCACAAGGATCTGTTGGAACTTCGCGACTTGAGTGAAGAAGAGGAAAGTGAAGTCCGTGCGGCCAACGCGGGACTGAGCTATGTCAAGTTGGAAGGCAACATCGCCTGCCTGGTCAACGGTGCCGGTTTGGCGATGTCGACGATGGACATCATCAAGTACCACGGCGGCCAGCCGGCCAACTTTTTAGACGTCGGCGGCGGGGCCAACGCCCAACAGGTCACCGAAGCGTTCCGGATTCTGTTGAGCGATCCGAATTGCAAAGGCGTCTTGGTCAATATCTTCGGCGGCATCGCACGCTGTACAACGATCGCCAGCGCGTTGATCGAAGCCGGCAAAGAAGTCGGGTTCAGCGTCCCGTTGGTCGTTCGTTTGGAAGGCACCGAGGTCGAAGAAGGCCGCAAGTTGCTGGAAGAATCCGACATCGACGTCATCACCGCGACGGACCTGACAGACGCGGCAAAGAAAATCGTTGCCGCGGTCGCCTGA
- a CDS encoding UxaA family hydrolase, with protein MTFVPSNGDADHPSGDSTKQAQARLVLLHEDDNVGIATELLMPGQGVAIPRPADPSSSTGDTIVVCQRVPPGHKVAIVPIDADADVRKYGQRIGKATQPIRVGDHVHDHNLADDHRIAVRVDNRHPPQPPPPIQAKFQGYHRPGGKVGTRNYVGLIATVNCSASVCHAVLERFDDDRLARWPNVDGVFVATHTTGCALRYGGQKHEMLGRVLSGYARHPNVAGCLMIGLGCEQTTAGYLAEHHQMVSLYGPDGRQLTRDDGVPMIVMQTEGGTRATIEKADALLEQVLDRADACRRAPADASHLSVALECGGSDAYSGWTANPAVGAAADRFVACGGSAVISETTELYGAEHLLVDRSRSDDVAKALLDKIRWWKEHVAMFGGQIDNNPSVGNKAGGLTTITEKSLGAVCKSGSTTLQAVYDYAQRIDRAGLSVMDSPGFDPASVTGKVAGGCNLVLFTTGRGSCFGCKPVPVIKIASNSDLFHRMREDMDVNAGEIADGHSVDQVGQRIFEFSLDVASGRKTCSEELGIGDHEFIPWTVGPTL; from the coding sequence ATGACGTTTGTGCCATCAAATGGCGACGCCGATCACCCATCGGGCGACTCAACCAAGCAGGCCCAAGCCCGCCTGGTTCTCTTGCACGAGGACGACAACGTGGGGATCGCAACGGAATTGCTGATGCCCGGACAGGGCGTGGCGATACCACGTCCAGCCGATCCGTCGTCTTCGACCGGGGATACGATCGTCGTTTGTCAACGTGTTCCGCCGGGACACAAGGTTGCGATCGTTCCGATCGATGCCGATGCCGATGTCCGGAAGTATGGCCAGCGGATCGGAAAAGCGACGCAGCCGATCCGCGTCGGTGATCACGTTCATGATCACAATCTGGCCGATGACCATCGCATTGCGGTCCGTGTCGACAATCGACATCCACCACAGCCCCCGCCGCCGATCCAGGCGAAGTTTCAGGGTTACCATCGACCCGGCGGCAAGGTCGGCACGCGGAACTACGTCGGACTTATTGCGACGGTCAATTGCAGCGCCAGCGTTTGCCACGCGGTGCTCGAACGTTTTGACGATGATCGACTGGCACGCTGGCCGAACGTCGATGGCGTCTTTGTTGCGACGCACACCACCGGCTGTGCCCTACGCTACGGCGGCCAGAAACACGAGATGCTGGGCCGCGTCCTGTCCGGATACGCCCGGCATCCCAACGTCGCCGGGTGCTTGATGATCGGCTTGGGTTGTGAACAAACGACCGCCGGGTACTTGGCGGAACACCATCAAATGGTGTCGTTGTACGGGCCCGATGGACGACAATTGACTCGCGACGACGGCGTGCCGATGATCGTCATGCAAACCGAAGGCGGCACTCGGGCGACGATCGAAAAAGCCGACGCATTGCTGGAACAAGTCCTGGATCGGGCCGACGCTTGCCGACGCGCTCCGGCCGACGCATCACATCTGTCGGTCGCCCTGGAATGTGGCGGCAGCGACGCCTATTCCGGCTGGACCGCTAACCCGGCCGTCGGTGCCGCGGCCGACCGCTTTGTGGCTTGCGGCGGTTCGGCGGTCATCTCGGAAACCACTGAGCTGTACGGGGCGGAGCATTTATTGGTCGACCGCAGCCGCAGCGATGACGTGGCCAAAGCACTGCTGGACAAAATCCGTTGGTGGAAAGAGCACGTGGCAATGTTCGGCGGCCAGATCGACAACAACCCTTCGGTGGGAAACAAGGCCGGGGGACTGACCACGATCACCGAAAAATCGTTGGGGGCCGTTTGCAAGAGCGGATCCACGACGCTGCAAGCGGTCTATGACTATGCCCAGCGAATCGACCGAGCCGGGTTGAGTGTCATGGATAGTCCCGGATTCGATCCAGCCAGCGTGACCGGCAAAGTCGCCGGAGGCTGCAATTTGGTGCTGTTCACCACCGGCCGAGGAAGCTGCTTTGGTTGTAAGCCGGTGCCGGTGATCAAAATCGCCAGCAACAGCGATCTGTTCCACCGCATGCGCGAAGACATGGACGTCAACGCGGGAGAGATCGCCGATGGCCACAGTGTCGACCAGGTCGGTCAGCGAATCTTTGAGTTCTCGCTGGACGTTGCCAGCGGCCGGAAAACGTGCAGCGAAGAACTGGGCATCGGCGACCACGAATTCATTCCGTGGACGGTCGGGCCCACATTGTGA
- a CDS encoding tetratricopeptide repeat protein, giving the protein MSAVILPSTLTAAETPQVNPFVQQIAAPEQSVPSAAGSLQGWRCIPRPAKRVETTDASGTLTDVPADGPEGRGVRSSTAVPTPIPMGLPFKTQSSTNSLSPAKPSAPMKAARLPAAQTNASGAVPPAPPSLSESVPNARIQPTDSFASVAQQVGAFASNASGKWTVSGSGATSGRMVVAAVQDPDVSETLPATLPRPWLASGTSISLDRDASTALADATADYGVGAWASAEDNAWLAIRKAAQSLDCQTSSSRDVQQLNQAIDAIREAKDFVGPYAADDPVVLRRLIRSHRTSVAAPWLDASQAAVPSCRQLADVYLNHARRMLGDLASRHLVAARSLDLLAAVTLSRKDETTLAGPVALCLRRAALQGQPQNASLALNLGRQLIDVGLYREAHWALQQSYQHQPSAESAELIARLMHQAGEVDAAGRWMIAARQSLQNAGAVATGSPVPEVVHVSPAEFASLSARPPVVPGTPAMIGNLTATPSQATTMNPRVAMRPSSVVQPYAVSGNVNASANRQAKPGQPVASGVTPPAPTAPEPGPAKRMFNAIGKWW; this is encoded by the coding sequence ATGTCGGCCGTCATCCTTCCGTCGACCCTGACGGCCGCGGAAACGCCGCAAGTCAATCCTTTCGTGCAACAGATTGCTGCACCGGAGCAATCCGTCCCATCGGCCGCCGGTTCGCTGCAGGGATGGCGGTGCATACCACGCCCTGCTAAACGCGTCGAAACGACCGATGCGTCCGGCACTTTGACTGATGTACCGGCCGATGGGCCGGAAGGTCGGGGCGTTCGATCCTCGACGGCGGTTCCAACGCCGATTCCGATGGGTCTGCCGTTCAAAACGCAGTCATCGACGAACTCACTAAGCCCCGCAAAGCCGTCCGCACCGATGAAGGCCGCGCGGTTGCCCGCGGCGCAAACGAATGCGTCGGGTGCTGTTCCGCCGGCACCACCGTCGCTGTCGGAATCCGTACCGAATGCCAGGATTCAGCCAACCGATTCCTTCGCAAGCGTTGCCCAGCAAGTGGGGGCATTCGCCAGCAACGCATCGGGCAAATGGACGGTGTCGGGCTCCGGTGCAACGTCTGGTCGCATGGTGGTCGCGGCAGTGCAAGACCCGGACGTCTCCGAAACTCTACCCGCAACGTTGCCACGCCCGTGGCTGGCCAGCGGAACGTCGATTTCGCTGGACCGTGACGCATCGACGGCTTTGGCCGATGCAACCGCAGACTACGGTGTCGGGGCATGGGCCAGCGCCGAAGACAACGCCTGGTTGGCCATCCGCAAGGCGGCCCAAAGTTTGGATTGCCAGACCTCTTCTTCGCGTGACGTCCAGCAGTTGAACCAGGCGATCGACGCCATCCGCGAAGCCAAAGACTTCGTCGGACCGTACGCGGCCGACGATCCGGTTGTGTTGCGACGACTGATTCGTTCGCACCGCACCAGCGTGGCCGCACCTTGGCTGGACGCTTCGCAGGCGGCCGTGCCGTCATGTCGTCAACTAGCCGACGTCTATTTGAACCATGCGCGACGCATGCTTGGTGATTTGGCGTCGCGTCATCTGGTTGCGGCACGGTCGTTGGATCTGTTGGCCGCCGTGACACTTTCACGCAAAGATGAAACGACGTTGGCGGGGCCGGTCGCCCTTTGTCTGCGTCGTGCCGCGCTGCAGGGGCAACCGCAGAATGCCAGCTTGGCGTTGAACCTTGGCCGTCAGTTGATCGACGTCGGTCTGTATCGCGAAGCTCATTGGGCATTGCAGCAGTCGTATCAGCACCAGCCATCGGCCGAATCGGCGGAGCTGATCGCACGCCTGATGCACCAAGCCGGCGAAGTGGATGCGGCGGGTCGGTGGATGATCGCTGCACGTCAAAGCTTGCAGAATGCGGGTGCGGTGGCGACCGGATCTCCGGTTCCCGAGGTCGTCCACGTCAGCCCGGCGGAATTCGCTTCCCTGTCCGCTCGGCCCCCGGTGGTCCCCGGCACGCCGGCGATGATCGGAAACCTGACCGCCACGCCGAGCCAAGCAACCACGATGAACCCGCGTGTTGCCATGCGGCCCAGTTCCGTCGTGCAACCCTACGCCGTTTCGGGGAACGTCAACGCCTCGGCCAACCGGCAAGCCAAGCCCGGCCAACCGGTCGCGTCCGGCGTCACGCCCCCAGCACCCACCGCCCCCGAACCCGGGCCGGCAAAGCGGATGTTCAACGCGATCGGAAAGTGGTGGTGA
- a CDS encoding polysaccharide biosynthesis/export family protein — protein MMGVDCQNCCGSESRWQDMRPMQFAPYGPGGYAGPPRTAHLAQYRLRPGDQVRLLYLVTRRQGGGSYRLTPGDEVLIESLQDPDLVRGTLDRGLQIQPDGTLTLRLLGEVQAAGLTVRQLREQLEELYREYYEEPSIDVTPVRTNTLAEDIRSAVAGQGGFNQQNLDLVVMPDGNLRLPGLGAVCVQGFTLSQLKREINLRYSRIVVGLEVEPILTGQAPHVVHVLGQVANPSRIQIDTPTTVLGMIAAAGGHLPGGNMRQVVIFRRAQDWRLISTMLDLRGAVLGKRPTPADEIWVQDGDVIIVPEKPIQVFDNWVQQVFTDGLYGIIPVDLVTDAIINN, from the coding sequence ATGATGGGTGTTGATTGCCAAAACTGCTGCGGCAGCGAGTCACGCTGGCAAGACATGCGGCCCATGCAATTCGCGCCCTACGGACCGGGCGGGTATGCCGGACCACCGCGGACGGCGCATTTGGCACAGTACCGTCTTCGCCCCGGCGACCAAGTCCGCTTGCTGTATCTGGTGACTCGTCGACAAGGCGGCGGATCGTATCGATTGACACCCGGCGATGAAGTGTTGATCGAGTCGCTACAAGATCCCGATTTGGTCCGCGGGACTCTGGACCGAGGTCTACAGATTCAGCCTGATGGTACGTTGACGCTTCGGTTGTTGGGCGAAGTCCAGGCCGCCGGTCTGACCGTTCGCCAATTGCGCGAGCAGCTGGAAGAGTTGTACAGGGAATACTACGAAGAACCGTCGATCGACGTCACGCCGGTCCGCACCAATACTCTGGCCGAAGACATCCGATCGGCGGTCGCCGGCCAGGGCGGATTCAATCAACAGAATCTGGATTTGGTCGTCATGCCCGACGGCAATCTTCGTTTGCCCGGCTTGGGGGCCGTCTGCGTTCAGGGATTCACGCTAAGCCAGCTGAAACGCGAAATCAATCTTCGATACAGCCGCATCGTGGTCGGTCTGGAAGTCGAGCCGATTTTGACCGGCCAGGCCCCCCATGTCGTGCACGTCTTAGGGCAAGTCGCCAATCCGTCGCGGATCCAAATCGACACGCCCACGACCGTGCTGGGGATGATTGCCGCGGCGGGCGGTCACCTGCCCGGCGGAAACATGCGACAAGTGGTGATTTTCCGCCGGGCACAGGACTGGCGTCTGATCTCCACGATGTTGGACCTCCGCGGGGCCGTGTTGGGTAAACGCCCCACACCGGCCGACGAAATCTGGGTCCAAGACGGCGACGTCATCATCGTTCCCGAAAAACCGATCCAGGTGTTCGACAACTGGGTCCAGCAAGTCTTCACCGACGGTCTGTACGGCATCATCCCTGTTGATCTGGTCACCGACGCGATCATCAACAATTGA